A region from the Thermanaeromonas toyohensis ToBE genome encodes:
- a CDS encoding amino acid permease, with protein sequence MAETTVFVRKASGLVRAWSLFDGFIYAFFSVNLITLGLYIFAFAPFFPEAHLIPAIIISSLFIIAEIVVYSMLISVMPRAGGDYVWQSRVLGGGLGFVLSMTGWVFILWHWVPVYGNILSYEVLSPLSLWLASWTQNKAFIDLALWFIDKNGLFFSSLIVIVLAFVFVGLGMKTYARIQKFCFYVGMGGLLISIIMLLSADKAAFINNFNSFAASMFQADANLYQKILEQAKSAGYTPVAWNQMSLVASLPLIPLVLFWNLWPNWGATLYGEVQGATEFKRNFWSMMGGLLVAVILALLLLVLFAKTFGWEFYLAVNNVFFGGESLLPIFPYPGLFIALLSSNPLWQLIILLSLSMWFFGWCGTVFLSSTRVIFAAAFDRVLPEWVAHVSPRTRVPFNALLLMAIPATIISILYSYLPGFSTYTLDTTVVIAITYLGTTIAGILLPYKDKALFASSPVSRYKVGTVPVISIAGVIFAAFLAWNIYKWATDSTYGVNNPVSAIYMLILYLIAITIYVVSKWLRRKQGIDLEMVYRNIPVE encoded by the coding sequence ATGGCCGAGACGACAGTATTTGTAAGAAAAGCTAGCGGGTTAGTAAGGGCTTGGTCCCTTTTTGATGGCTTTATTTATGCTTTCTTTTCCGTTAATCTCATTACTTTAGGATTATATATTTTTGCTTTTGCCCCTTTTTTCCCTGAAGCCCACCTAATACCAGCTATTATTATAAGCAGCCTATTTATAATAGCCGAAATTGTAGTTTATTCTATGTTAATTTCCGTAATGCCGCGGGCAGGCGGAGACTATGTGTGGCAGAGCCGGGTTTTAGGAGGCGGCTTGGGGTTCGTACTTTCTATGACGGGTTGGGTGTTTATACTATGGCATTGGGTACCTGTTTATGGGAATATCTTAAGCTATGAAGTACTTTCACCCCTTTCTTTATGGTTAGCTAGCTGGACTCAAAATAAGGCTTTTATTGACCTCGCTTTATGGTTTATTGACAAAAATGGTTTGTTTTTTTCCTCGCTTATTGTTATAGTTCTAGCTTTTGTGTTCGTAGGTCTAGGCATGAAGACCTATGCCCGCATCCAGAAATTCTGTTTTTATGTAGGTATGGGTGGCTTGTTGATTTCTATTATCATGTTATTAAGTGCGGATAAGGCTGCTTTTATTAACAATTTTAACTCCTTTGCCGCATCTATGTTTCAGGCGGACGCTAACCTATATCAAAAGATTTTAGAACAGGCTAAAAGCGCAGGGTATACTCCAGTAGCTTGGAATCAGATGTCCTTGGTAGCCAGCTTGCCGCTTATTCCCCTGGTCCTGTTCTGGAACCTATGGCCTAACTGGGGAGCTACCCTATATGGTGAAGTACAGGGAGCGACTGAATTTAAGCGTAATTTTTGGAGTATGATGGGAGGCTTACTGGTTGCTGTAATACTGGCCCTCCTGTTGCTTGTACTTTTTGCTAAAACCTTTGGATGGGAATTCTATCTCGCTGTCAATAATGTATTTTTTGGCGGAGAGTCACTCCTACCCATTTTCCCTTATCCAGGCCTTTTCATAGCTCTTTTGAGCAGTAATCCTTTATGGCAGCTAATAATTCTCTTAAGCCTTAGCATGTGGTTCTTCGGTTGGTGCGGTACCGTATTCTTATCTTCTACCCGGGTAATCTTTGCGGCTGCCTTCGATAGGGTATTACCAGAATGGGTGGCCCATGTATCCCCACGTACGAGGGTGCCCTTTAACGCACTGTTGCTTATGGCCATTCCTGCTACTATTATCAGCATTTTATATTCATACTTACCAGGCTTCTCTACTTATACACTAGATACCACAGTAGTTATAGCTATTACTTACTTGGGCACAACCATTGCAGGAATTCTTCTACCTTACAAGGATAAAGCCCTATTTGCTTCCTCACCTGTTTCACGTTACAAGGTGGGTACAGTACCGGTTATATCTATAGCTGGGGTTATTTTTGCTGCTTTCTTAGCTTGGAACATTTATAAGTGGGCTACAGATAGCACCTATGGGGTTAATAACCCGGTATCGGCTATATATATGTTAATCCTTTACCTTATAGCTATAACTATCTATGTCGTTTCCAAGTGGTTGAGGCGTAAACAGGGTATAGATTTAGAGATGGTATATCGTAATATCCCGGTAGAATAA
- a CDS encoding (Fe-S)-binding protein, with protein sequence MLNAREMANVPDMADMLEQVKEEIERCSKCGTCRAHCPVFEVKHHEPFVARGLIRLARSYLAGELKASRRLTELFSHCLLCKTCTARCPNGVDTSTIVSVVRNKIAAEKAPDITAIVLKNLLPYPKRLGYLANLARVSRFLGFMRIGSLLPAPFSFVDSLDRFTQLLSTPPGRPLRTSYPSQIIPPFPTSRPRGVVAYFTGCMSGFIFPSLGQRVINLLTSLGYEVHLPEQVCCGAPALAYGYLDLFHRLATQNIFSFKQGNYEAIIVDCASCGAVWKEYARWIRIKEAKELASRVQDISQFIVTKAELVEELKSKLSSHGVGQTKRIVTYHDPCHLKKALGVSKEPRLLLQVVSQLEFREMPGADRCCGAAGSYWLTHPDIAQQLATSKVQAIQASGAEVVVTSCPACLMQISYALRKAGLKVEAKHIIEVIGEY encoded by the coding sequence GTGCTGAACGCTAGAGAGATGGCAAACGTACCAGACATGGCAGATATGTTGGAGCAAGTAAAGGAGGAGATCGAGCGTTGTTCCAAATGTGGTACCTGCCGGGCCCATTGTCCTGTTTTTGAGGTTAAACACCACGAGCCTTTTGTAGCGCGCGGACTTATAAGGCTCGCCCGTTCCTACCTAGCCGGGGAGTTGAAAGCTTCAAGGAGGCTCACGGAACTTTTTTCCCATTGTCTTCTTTGTAAGACCTGTACTGCCCGCTGCCCAAACGGCGTAGATACTTCGACTATTGTGAGCGTAGTAAGGAATAAAATAGCTGCGGAAAAGGCGCCAGATATAACAGCCATAGTCTTAAAAAACCTCTTGCCTTACCCTAAGAGGCTGGGGTATTTAGCTAACCTGGCTAGGGTTTCTAGGTTCTTAGGTTTTATGCGGATAGGATCCCTTCTGCCTGCTCCTTTCTCCTTTGTAGATTCCCTGGATCGTTTTACCCAGTTATTATCTACCCCTCCCGGAAGGCCCTTAAGGACTTCTTACCCTTCGCAAATAATCCCACCTTTTCCGACCTCCCGGCCCCGGGGTGTGGTGGCTTATTTTACCGGATGTATGAGCGGTTTTATTTTCCCTAGCCTGGGGCAAAGGGTTATTAACTTACTTACTTCTTTAGGCTACGAAGTTCATCTTCCAGAGCAGGTCTGTTGTGGTGCTCCAGCCCTGGCCTATGGATATTTAGATCTTTTTCACAGGCTAGCTACCCAGAACATTTTCTCCTTTAAGCAGGGCAATTATGAAGCCATTATAGTTGATTGCGCCTCCTGTGGGGCGGTTTGGAAAGAGTATGCCCGCTGGATAAGGATAAAAGAGGCTAAAGAGCTAGCTAGTCGCGTACAGGATATTTCCCAGTTTATTGTAACCAAGGCAGAGCTGGTGGAAGAATTAAAGAGCAAATTATCTAGCCACGGAGTTGGCCAAACTAAGAGAATTGTAACTTACCACGATCCGTGTCACCTTAAGAAGGCCCTGGGAGTAAGTAAAGAACCGAGGCTGCTTTTACAGGTCGTATCTCAATTAGAGTTTAGAGAAATGCCAGGAGCTGACCGGTGTTGTGGAGCAGCGGGTTCCTATTGGCTTACCCACCCTGATATCGCGCAACAACTGGCAACATCAAAGGTCCAAGCTATTCAAGCTAGTGGAGCAGAAGTAGTAGTTACTAGTTGTCCAGCCTGCCTTATGCAAATCTCCTATGCTTTAAGGAAAGCAGGCCTTAAGGTCGAGGCAAAACATATTATTGAGGTAATAGGAGAATATTAG
- a CDS encoding FAD-binding oxidoreductase — MFDKVNLRGSMMTQVPKIAKELAKIVGRDRVFTNLEDRLCYAYDATFVEHLPDVVVKPASTEEVARILELAHREGIPIHPRGAGTGLSGGSVPLGGGIALVMTEMREIRKIHREDMLAVVAPGVVTAHLHRAAEACGLFYPPDPSSSEFCTIGGNVATGAGGPRGLKYGVTRDYVLGLEVVLADGSVIRTGGRTIKNATGYDLTRLFTGSEGTLGVITEIIVRLLPLPSTVRTLLAVFKDLAQAGEAVTAILTSGIVPRTLEIMDQISIALVEKFSPCGLPLDAAAVLLIETDGQKEQAEREAEEIHTLLTRQGAEVTLAKNPEEADKLWKARRAVSPAIAKIKPTKISEDVTVPRSQIPTMIRRLGEIRQKYNIDLVIFGHAGDGNLHPNIACDRRDQGEMRRVEQAIAEILNAALELGGTLSGEHGIGVLKAPFLLSDLGSGGWIAMKKIKQSLDPKGILNPGKIFIERSQELVKT, encoded by the coding sequence TTGTTCGATAAAGTAAATTTGCGGGGGTCGATGATGACACAAGTACCTAAAATAGCCAAAGAACTAGCTAAAATAGTAGGCCGGGATCGTGTATTCACGAACCTGGAAGATCGTCTATGTTATGCCTATGATGCTACCTTTGTAGAGCACTTGCCGGATGTAGTGGTGAAACCAGCTTCTACAGAAGAGGTGGCCCGTATTTTAGAGTTAGCCCACCGGGAAGGAATCCCCATCCACCCCCGTGGGGCCGGGACGGGGCTAAGCGGCGGCTCGGTCCCATTAGGAGGTGGTATAGCATTGGTAATGACGGAAATGAGGGAGATCCGCAAAATCCACCGTGAGGATATGCTGGCCGTGGTTGCTCCTGGAGTAGTTACCGCCCACCTTCACCGGGCAGCAGAGGCGTGTGGTCTTTTTTATCCCCCAGATCCGAGTAGCTCCGAGTTTTGCACTATAGGGGGTAACGTGGCTACAGGCGCTGGCGGGCCTCGGGGCCTGAAATATGGTGTTACCCGGGATTACGTCCTAGGGCTGGAAGTAGTCCTGGCTGATGGAAGTGTGATCCGTACAGGAGGTCGTACTATAAAAAACGCTACAGGGTATGATTTAACCCGCTTATTCACAGGTTCGGAAGGGACCCTAGGGGTTATTACCGAAATTATTGTACGTCTTTTACCTTTACCATCTACTGTAAGAACCCTTCTGGCCGTTTTTAAAGATCTGGCCCAGGCTGGCGAGGCTGTGACCGCTATTTTAACTTCTGGGATAGTGCCTCGAACTTTAGAAATCATGGATCAGATCTCGATAGCTTTAGTAGAAAAGTTTAGCCCTTGTGGTTTGCCCTTGGACGCTGCTGCTGTGCTACTTATAGAGACCGATGGTCAAAAGGAGCAGGCCGAACGGGAAGCAGAGGAGATCCATACCCTTTTAACACGCCAGGGAGCAGAGGTAACTTTAGCTAAAAATCCCGAGGAAGCTGATAAATTATGGAAGGCCCGGCGTGCTGTATCCCCAGCCATAGCCAAAATAAAGCCTACCAAAATTTCTGAGGACGTAACTGTACCGCGCAGCCAAATCCCAACCATGATTCGGAGGCTAGGGGAGATCCGGCAGAAATACAATATTGATCTGGTGATTTTCGGTCACGCTGGTGACGGTAACCTACATCCTAACATCGCCTGTGACCGCCGGGATCAGGGGGAAATGCGGAGGGTGGAGCAGGCCATAGCCGAGATTCTGAACGCGGCCCTAGAGCTGGGAGGAACCCTTTCTGGGGAACATGGTATCGGAGTGCTTAAGGCTCCCTTTTTGTTATCTGATCTGGGCTCGGGAGGATGGATAGCCATGAAAAAGATAAAACAGAGCCTAGATCCTAAAGGTATTCTAAATCCAGGGAAGATTTTCATTGAACGAAGCCAGGAGCTTGTAAAAACATAA
- a CDS encoding trimethylamine methyltransferase family protein — protein MACPRVTCLTPDEIENIHAASLWILERVGIRIFSTEARDILSKAGAKVEGETVYLPPKLVETQIKKAPAEFTLHARNPARSVRIGGDNFVLAPGYGAPFVSDLSRGRREGTIEDFINLVKIAQACSNLDLASGILTEPNDVPEEIRHVKMLEASLKYSDKCLMGSPYGKKKALDTIHMAEVVFGREFLESHTVLITLINTLPPLSLDGRMAEALIEHARHGQAVIIASMAQAGSTSPVTISGTLAQINAEILTGITLAQLVKEGAPVIYGCASHPVDMRNGAMAIGAPETALITISGAQMAKYYGLPCRSGGALTDSKIVDAQAAAESMHTLMATALSGVNFVLHAAGILETYLTMSYEKLVIDDELCGMVRRLRRGFAVDENGLALQAIAEAGPQGFYLDKMHTLHNFRQENWEPRLLNRENYSHWAEEGKDLAAIAFSRWQEILACFEPPGLGKDLERDLNAFIEKVEKG, from the coding sequence ATGGCTTGTCCTCGAGTTACCTGTCTAACTCCAGACGAGATAGAGAACATTCATGCCGCCTCCCTTTGGATTTTAGAACGTGTAGGGATCCGCATCTTTTCTACCGAAGCCAGGGATATTCTCTCCAAAGCAGGTGCCAAAGTAGAGGGAGAAACTGTTTACCTACCTCCTAAATTAGTAGAAACCCAGATAAAAAAGGCGCCCGCGGAGTTTACCCTACATGCGCGCAATCCTGCAAGGAGTGTGCGTATTGGCGGGGATAATTTTGTGCTGGCTCCTGGGTATGGCGCGCCTTTTGTCTCTGATCTCTCTCGAGGACGCCGGGAAGGTACTATAGAAGATTTTATAAACTTAGTAAAGATTGCCCAGGCTTGCTCTAACCTTGATCTAGCTAGCGGGATCCTTACTGAGCCTAATGATGTCCCTGAAGAGATAAGGCATGTTAAAATGCTAGAAGCTTCCCTTAAGTACTCAGATAAGTGCCTCATGGGTAGCCCTTATGGTAAGAAAAAGGCGCTGGACACCATTCATATGGCGGAAGTGGTCTTCGGTCGCGAATTTTTAGAATCTCATACTGTATTAATAACCCTTATTAACACCCTTCCGCCTTTAAGTTTAGATGGACGTATGGCTGAAGCCTTAATAGAACATGCACGCCACGGACAGGCTGTGATAATAGCTTCCATGGCCCAGGCTGGTTCTACCTCTCCTGTAACTATAAGCGGTACCTTGGCCCAAATTAATGCTGAGATTCTAACTGGTATAACACTAGCCCAGCTGGTAAAAGAGGGGGCGCCGGTAATTTATGGGTGTGCTTCTCACCCGGTAGATATGCGCAATGGAGCCATGGCTATCGGCGCACCAGAGACGGCTCTAATAACTATCAGCGGTGCTCAGATGGCGAAGTATTATGGCCTACCATGTCGGAGTGGCGGGGCTTTAACAGATAGCAAAATAGTAGATGCTCAGGCAGCGGCGGAAAGCATGCATACCCTTATGGCTACTGCCTTAAGCGGGGTTAATTTTGTACTCCATGCCGCTGGTATCCTAGAAACTTATTTAACTATGTCCTATGAAAAATTAGTTATCGATGATGAGCTTTGCGGTATGGTCCGCCGCTTACGGCGGGGTTTTGCCGTAGATGAGAATGGGCTGGCCCTGCAGGCCATTGCAGAAGCTGGACCACAGGGTTTTTATCTGGATAAAATGCATACTTTGCACAATTTCCGTCAGGAGAACTGGGAACCCAGGTTGCTCAACCGGGAAAATTACAGCCACTGGGCCGAAGAAGGTAAAGACTTGGCGGCTATTGCCTTTTCTCGCTGGCAAGAGATCCTCGCCTGTTTTGAGCCCCCGGGGTTGGGTAAAGATCTGGAACGCGACTTAAATGCCTTCATAGAGAAGGTGGAGAAGGGATAG
- a CDS encoding sigma-70 family RNA polymerase sigma factor, giving the protein MKKEQLEDLMRRFGDKVLHLAYSYLGDRYLAEDVAQEVFVRVFLSLDQFQGRSSLFTWIYQITVNLCRDYLRSQKRCRLQPSFEMPRFAVNVEDAVLAEIEYQELWQAIFNLPVAYREVIWLHYYDQLELKEIAHILGISLSAVKIRLYRARQHLYKVLQEGENCNEVSRAAGQIASQPAR; this is encoded by the coding sequence ATGAAGAAGGAACAGCTAGAAGATTTAATGCGCCGCTTTGGTGACAAAGTCCTACACCTGGCCTATTCTTACTTGGGCGACCGGTATCTGGCGGAAGACGTGGCCCAGGAGGTTTTTGTCCGTGTTTTCTTAAGCCTGGATCAATTCCAGGGCAGGAGCTCCCTATTTACTTGGATTTATCAAATAACCGTGAATTTATGCCGTGACTATCTGCGCTCCCAGAAACGTTGCCGCTTGCAACCCTCCTTTGAGATGCCTCGTTTTGCCGTAAACGTGGAGGATGCAGTTTTAGCCGAGATAGAATACCAAGAGCTTTGGCAGGCTATTTTTAATCTACCTGTAGCCTACCGGGAAGTGATCTGGCTCCACTACTATGACCAGCTGGAGCTCAAAGAAATCGCTCATATCCTGGGTATATCCCTGTCAGCAGTAAAAATACGGTTGTACCGTGCACGCCAGCACCTCTACAAAGTTTTACAAGAAGGTGAAAACTGTAATGAAGTCTCGCGGGCGGCTGGACAAATTGCTAGCCAACCTGCCCGCTAA
- a CDS encoding sigma 54-interacting transcriptional regulator — protein MLSQVLPTILDSIQEGIIIVNKSHEIIAFNRSATEILNISNLKGAKLSELFPELVDLSRKEAEGEFCLKASQDSPPRWVKVTKKSLTEVGEEITLFIFQDITKLSRLRQCKRELLRIKKHYEYILDSLEEGVIVTDREGYIIYINAAQEKLDRVHRKDFLGRHITQAYNLNEEGSLIMQALKTKKPVPEQQQFYITMLGQAVNIVANAFPLMDEHNEIIGAVCICRETTKARELAEKILHLFDSNPINSKNIIGMSQYNVSHTMSTRKPSNIRYQFKDIIGTSRKLQTALHWAKMAAGTDSSVLIYGPTGTGKELFAQSIHSASSRHEGPFIGVNCAALPETLLESILFGTVKGAFTGAVDRPGLFEQAHGGTLFLDELNSMPLGLQAKLLRVLQDGRIRRVGGTQEIPVSVRIISSLNRDPFSAVQEGLLRADLFYRLGVILIEIPPLCERKEDIPQLVSYFINKFNTLLGRKVQGVTSEVMDLFLSYDWPGNVRELEHVIECSMNVIGDQTYIMLEHLPPHLKLKLPQGRPGSQLSWNNLETRIQLGRGSLKKELALAEKDLIMQILNQTSGNISQAARILGISRQSLQYRLKKFACQSKNSN, from the coding sequence ATGCTTTCTCAAGTACTGCCGACGATCCTTGATAGTATTCAGGAGGGTATTATAATTGTCAATAAATCTCACGAAATTATCGCTTTTAATAGATCTGCCACCGAAATTTTGAACATTTCTAACCTTAAAGGAGCAAAATTGTCAGAATTATTTCCTGAACTTGTAGATTTATCCAGGAAAGAAGCTGAAGGAGAATTCTGTCTAAAAGCGAGCCAAGACAGTCCTCCCCGTTGGGTTAAGGTAACTAAAAAATCCCTTACTGAGGTAGGAGAAGAAATAACTCTTTTCATATTCCAAGATATAACTAAATTGTCACGCTTGCGCCAATGCAAACGAGAACTCCTACGTATAAAGAAGCATTATGAATATATTCTAGACTCCCTGGAAGAAGGGGTTATAGTTACCGACCGAGAAGGTTATATTATTTACATTAATGCGGCCCAAGAGAAGCTAGATCGCGTGCATCGGAAGGATTTCCTGGGACGGCACATAACCCAAGCATATAACCTAAACGAAGAAGGTAGTCTTATCATGCAAGCTTTAAAAACCAAAAAGCCTGTACCAGAACAACAGCAATTTTATATAACTATGCTAGGCCAAGCCGTAAATATCGTGGCCAATGCTTTCCCCCTAATGGATGAACATAACGAAATTATTGGAGCTGTATGTATCTGCAGGGAAACTACCAAGGCTAGAGAACTAGCAGAGAAGATATTGCATCTTTTTGATAGCAATCCAATTAACTCTAAAAATATAATAGGGATGTCGCAGTACAATGTTTCCCATACCATGTCTACACGCAAGCCTTCTAATATCCGTTATCAATTCAAAGATATTATTGGAACCAGCCGCAAACTCCAAACAGCCCTTCATTGGGCTAAGATGGCAGCAGGTACAGATTCTAGTGTCTTAATCTATGGGCCCACAGGTACGGGAAAGGAGCTCTTCGCCCAGAGTATCCACAGTGCAAGCAGTCGCCACGAAGGGCCCTTTATCGGGGTGAACTGCGCAGCCCTTCCAGAGACATTATTAGAAAGCATTTTGTTTGGAACCGTAAAAGGGGCTTTCACTGGAGCAGTAGACCGTCCTGGTCTCTTTGAGCAGGCCCATGGAGGAACCCTTTTCCTGGACGAACTTAACTCTATGCCTCTGGGACTTCAGGCCAAACTACTGCGCGTGTTACAAGACGGGCGGATACGCCGGGTCGGAGGAACCCAAGAAATACCTGTATCCGTACGGATTATCAGCAGCTTAAACAGGGATCCTTTCTCTGCAGTCCAAGAAGGCCTTTTACGTGCAGACCTGTTTTACCGCTTGGGAGTAATCTTAATAGAAATACCTCCCCTTTGTGAGCGGAAAGAAGATATACCACAGCTGGTCTCTTATTTTATCAACAAATTTAATACCCTTTTGGGCCGGAAGGTCCAAGGGGTTACTTCAGAAGTCATGGATCTGTTTTTAAGTTATGACTGGCCAGGAAATGTAAGGGAGTTAGAACATGTAATCGAGTGCTCTATGAATGTTATTGGGGATCAAACATATATAATGCTGGAACATCTACCACCACACCTTAAGCTTAAGCTCCCGCAGGGCCGTCCTGGATCTCAATTATCGTGGAATAACTTAGAAACACGTATCCAGCTCGGCCGGGGGTCCTTGAAAAAAGAGCTTGCCCTGGCGGAGAAGGACCTAATAATGCAAATACTTAATCAAACCTCAGGAAACATATCCCAAGCTGCCCGTATCTTAGGTATTAGCCGACAAAGCCTGCAGTATCGATTAAAAAAGTTTGCTTGTCAATCTAAAAACTCAAACTAA